From the genome of Pirellulales bacterium, one region includes:
- a CDS encoding DUF1501 domain-containing protein — protein sequence MLIIPGRTGKDTCDGVTRRELLRVGGSAALGLSLADLFRLKAEAKEVGVGGPGWNKAKSVIFIFLQGGPSHLDLWDPKPNVPDNVKSIFNPIGTKVSGMEVTELLPKLASVTDRLTLLRSVSYTPIGLFNHTAAYYQLLTGYTADKVSPSGQLEPPSPKDYPNLGSNIVRLKPTTVPMLPFVMMPRPTQESNVVGKAGTAGFLGRAYDPYYLYPAGDDMDMAKMSRIKVDDLQLRPELTATRLERRAKLREVIKEGMPAVEKATAKYDLDEYYDKALSLIISGKARDAFDLGKETPATKEAYGNNTFGQSCLLARRLIEAGTRFVEINWPKVANSDNHSWDVHAGLSTRMKNQSAPLLDAGVSALLADLDDRGLLNETLVIAIGEFGRSPKRGVSTSGNSNTDDGRDHWPYCYTAVMAGAGLKRGFVYGKSDATGSAPVDSPVHPTDILATIYHACGINPDTIVYNHLNQPRELVKGSVVSGLFA from the coding sequence ATGTTGATAATCCCCGGCAGAACAGGCAAAGACACCTGTGACGGCGTGACGCGACGCGAGTTGCTGCGCGTGGGTGGGTCGGCCGCCTTGGGACTTTCGCTGGCCGATTTGTTTCGGCTCAAGGCCGAGGCCAAAGAAGTCGGCGTCGGCGGGCCGGGCTGGAACAAAGCCAAGAGCGTGATCTTTATCTTCCTGCAAGGCGGACCCAGCCATCTCGATCTGTGGGATCCCAAGCCCAACGTGCCCGACAATGTGAAGAGCATCTTCAACCCGATCGGCACGAAGGTGTCGGGCATGGAAGTCACCGAGCTGTTGCCCAAGCTGGCCTCCGTCACCGACCGGCTGACCCTGCTCCGCTCCGTGAGCTACACGCCGATCGGACTCTTCAATCACACGGCCGCTTACTATCAGCTTCTCACCGGTTACACCGCCGACAAGGTGAGCCCGTCGGGCCAGCTTGAGCCGCCCAGCCCGAAAGACTATCCGAACCTCGGCAGCAATATCGTCCGGCTGAAGCCGACGACGGTGCCGATGCTGCCGTTCGTGATGATGCCGCGGCCGACGCAAGAGAGCAACGTGGTGGGCAAGGCGGGCACGGCCGGCTTTTTGGGCCGCGCCTACGACCCCTATTATCTCTATCCGGCCGGCGACGACATGGACATGGCCAAGATGTCGCGGATCAAGGTCGACGACTTGCAGTTGCGTCCTGAACTGACCGCCACCCGGCTGGAGCGGCGGGCCAAGCTGCGCGAGGTGATCAAAGAGGGGATGCCGGCGGTTGAGAAGGCGACCGCCAAGTACGATCTCGACGAATACTACGACAAGGCTTTGTCGCTGATCATTTCGGGCAAGGCGCGTGACGCCTTCGATCTCGGCAAGGAGACGCCGGCCACCAAGGAGGCTTACGGCAACAACACGTTCGGGCAAAGCTGCTTGCTGGCCCGGCGATTGATCGAAGCGGGCACGCGGTTCGTCGAAATCAACTGGCCGAAGGTTGCCAACAGCGACAACCACTCCTGGGACGTTCACGCCGGTCTCTCGACCCGCATGAAGAACCAATCGGCGCCGCTGCTCGACGCCGGAGTGTCGGCCTTGCTGGCCGATCTCGACGATCGCGGCTTGCTGAACGAGACGCTGGTGATTGCCATTGGCGAGTTTGGCCGTAGTCCGAAGCGCGGCGTGAGCACGTCGGGCAACTCCAACACCGACGACGGACGCGACCACTGGCCATACTGCTACACGGCGGTGATGGCCGGCGCCGGCCTCAAGCGCGGCTTTGTGTATGGCAAGTCCGACGCCACCGGATCGGCGCCGGTCGACAGCCCGGTGCATCCGACCGACATATTGGCCACGATCTACCACGCTTGCGGCATCAATCCCGACACGATCGTCTACAACCATCTCAATCAGCCTCGCGAGCTGGTGAAGGGGAGCGTCGTTTCGGGCCTGTTCGCGTAG